The stretch of DNA AGGTCCGTCTGCATCATGACCTCGCCGCGCACCACTGGCGCGGAGGAGCCGCCAGGGATGACTGCCTTGATCTTTTTGCCGCCGCGCATGCCGCCTGCCAGTTCCAGCAGTTTGGCGAACGGGGTACCCAGCGGCACCTCGTAGTTGCCCGGACGCTCAACGTCGCCGGAGATCGAGAAGATCTTCGAGCCGCCGTTGTTCGGACGGCCGATCGCCAGGTACTTCTCCGGACCCATGTTCAGGATGAACGGCACCGCAGCGAAGGTTTCGGTGTTGTTGATGGTGGTCGGCTTGCCGTACAGGCCGAACGACGCCGGGAATGGCGGCTTGAAGCGCGGCTGGCCTTTTTTGCCTTCCAGCGATTCCAGCAGCGCGGTCTCTTCGCCGCAGATGTAGGCGCCATAACCGTGGTGCGCGTGCAGCTGGAAGCTGAACTCGCTGCCGAGGATCTTGTCGCCCAACATGCCGGCGGCGCGCGCCTCTTCCAGCGCTTCTTCAAAGCGCAGGTAGACGTCGAAGATCTCGCCGTGGATGTAGTTGTAGCCGACGGTGATGCCCATCGCGTAGGCGCCGATGGCCATGCCTTCGATCAGCGCGTGCGGGTTGTAGCGCAGGATGTCGCGGTCCTTGAAAGTGCCCGGCTCGCCCTCATCTGAGTTGCATACCAGGTACTTCTGGCCCGGGAACTGGCGTGGCATGAAGCTCCACTTCAGGCCGGTCGGGAAGCCCGCACCGCCACGGCCACGCAACGACGACGCTTTGAGGTCGGCGATGATTTGTTCCGGAGTGATTTTCTCTTCGATGATACGGCGCAGGGCGCTGTAGCCACCGCGTTTTACGTAGTCTTCCAGGTGCCAGTTGTCGCCGTTCAGGCCAGCCAGGATCACCGGGTCGATATGTCGGTCGTGGAGTGACGTCATTTCTTCAATTCCTCCACGAGGGAGTCGATTTTGTCATTGGACATGAAGCTGCACATGCGGTGATTGTTCACCAGCAGCACCGGCGCGTCGCCGCAAGCGCCCATGCACTCGCCTTCCATCAGCGTGAACTCGCCGTCGGCCGTGGTGTCACGGTAGTCGATGCCCAGCTTTTGTTTCAGGTGGTGCGCCGCGCGCTCGCCGCCCGACAGGGCGCAAGGCAGGTTGGTGCACACGGTGATCTTGTGTTTGCCGACCGGCTTCAGGTTGTACATATTGTAGAACGTGGCAACTTCCTGCACGGCAATCGCCGGCATGCGGATGTAGTCCGCCAGTTCCTGCATGGTTTCAGGCGAGATCCAGCCCAGTTCGACCTGGGCGTGCGCCAGCGCGGCCATGACGGCCGACTGACGCTGATCGTCTGGGTACTTGGCCAGCTCGCGATCGATTTTTTGGTAGCACTGCTCGGATAACAACATACTTTTTGCCTCTCGCACTTAGCGGTCAATACTGCCGAACACGATGTCCTGCGTGCCAATAATGGTCACGGCGTCGGCAATCATGTGGCCACGCGCCATTTCATCCAGCGACTGCAAGTGTGCGTAGTCTGGAGCGCGCAGTTTCACGCGGTATGGCTTGTTGGCGCCGTCGGACATCAGGTAGACGCCGAACTCGCCTTTCGGGTGTTCCACTGCGCAGTAGGCTTCGCCTGGCGGCACGTGGAAGCCTTCGGTAAACAGCTTGAAGTGGTGGATCAGCGATTCCATATTGGTCTTCATGTCCACGCGGCCTGGTGGCGCAACTTTACGGTTGCTGGTCATGACGGGACCCGGATTGTTGCGCAGCCACTCGACGCACTGTTTGATGATGCGGTTCGACTGGCGCAACTCTTCCACGCGCACCAGGTAACGGTCGTAGCAGTCGCCGTTGGTGCCGATCGGAATGTCGAAGTCCATCAGGTCGTACACTTCGTACGGCTGGTGCTTGCGCAGATCCCACTGGATGCCCGAACCGCGCAGCATGGCGCCGGTGAAGCCCATCGCTTTCGCATCTTCCGGCGACACCACGCCGATGCCGACGGTCCGCTGTTTCCAGATACGGTTGTCGGTCAGCAGCGTTTCGTATTCGTCGACATAGGTCGGGAAACGCGCGGTGAACGCTTCGATG from Duganella dendranthematis encodes:
- the nuoF gene encoding NADH-quinone oxidoreductase subunit NuoF, with the translated sequence MTSLHDRHIDPVILAGLNGDNWHLEDYVKRGGYSALRRIIEEKITPEQIIADLKASSLRGRGGAGFPTGLKWSFMPRQFPGQKYLVCNSDEGEPGTFKDRDILRYNPHALIEGMAIGAYAMGITVGYNYIHGEIFDVYLRFEEALEEARAAGMLGDKILGSEFSFQLHAHHGYGAYICGEETALLESLEGKKGQPRFKPPFPASFGLYGKPTTINNTETFAAVPFILNMGPEKYLAIGRPNNGGSKIFSISGDVERPGNYEVPLGTPFAKLLELAGGMRGGKKIKAVIPGGSSAPVVRGEVMMQTDLDYDSIAKAGSMLGSGAVIVMDETRCMVKAMERLAYFYFEESCGQCTPCREGTGWMYRMIHRIENGQGRKSDLDVLNSICDNIQGRTICALGDAAAMPMRAFIKQFREEFEHHIEHKQCCVPAYI
- the nuoE gene encoding NADH-quinone oxidoreductase subunit NuoE; this encodes MLLSEQCYQKIDRELAKYPDDQRQSAVMAALAHAQVELGWISPETMQELADYIRMPAIAVQEVATFYNMYNLKPVGKHKITVCTNLPCALSGGERAAHHLKQKLGIDYRDTTADGEFTLMEGECMGACGDAPVLLVNNHRMCSFMSNDKIDSLVEELKK
- a CDS encoding NADH-quinone oxidoreductase subunit D: MAEIKNYTLNFGPQHPAAHGVLRLVLELDGEVIQRADPHIGLLHRGTEKLAEQKTYLQSVPYMDRLDYVSMMCNEHAYVMAIEKLMGIEVPLRAQYIRVMFDEITRILNHLMWLGAHALDVGAMGPFLYCFRDREDLFDCYEAVSGARMHAAYYRPGGVYRDLPDAMPQHKPSIIRSAKAIDNLNKDRQGSMLDFIEAFTARFPTYVDEYETLLTDNRIWKQRTVGIGVVSPEDAKAMGFTGAMLRGSGIQWDLRKHQPYEVYDLMDFDIPIGTNGDCYDRYLVRVEELRQSNRIIKQCVEWLRNNPGPVMTSNRKVAPPGRVDMKTNMESLIHHFKLFTEGFHVPPGEAYCAVEHPKGEFGVYLMSDGANKPYRVKLRAPDYAHLQSLDEMARGHMIADAVTIIGTQDIVFGSIDR